The proteins below are encoded in one region of uncultured Eubacteriales bacterium:
- the asnS gene encoding asparaginyl tRNA synthetase (Evidence 2a : Function of homologous gene experimentally demonstrated in an other organism; PubMedId : 1425658, 2009959, 2693216, 9298646; Product type e : enzyme), whose protein sequence is MKPTKIARLFADQETFGGQTVQVSGWVRTIRDMKTFGFIELNDGSCFKNLQVVMDTSVLANFKEIAAQNVGASLSVTGTVVLTPEAKQPMELKAETIIVEGPSTPDYPLQKKRHSVEFLRTAAHLRPRTNLFSAAFRVRSVAAHAIHTFFQDRGFVYVHTPIITASDAEGAGEMFKVTTLDLKNIPKNADGSVDFSQDFFGKSANLTVSGQLNAENFAMAFGDVYTFGPTFRAEKSNTTRHAAEFWMIEPEMAFCDLNGDMDIAEAMIKAIINTVLEKCPDEMAFFNSFVDKELLERLHHVADSDFGRVSYTEAVDILKKNNDAFDYKVEWGVDLQTEHERYLTEQVFKKPVFVTDYPKDIKAFYMRLNDDGKTVAAADCLVPGIGEIIGGSQREERLDLLEARIKELGMHPEDYWWYLDLRRYGGCKHAGFGLGFERMVMYLTGIGNIRDVLPHPRTVGNADF, encoded by the coding sequence GACATGAAGACCTTTGGGTTTATCGAGCTCAACGATGGCTCCTGCTTTAAAAATCTTCAGGTGGTTATGGACACCAGCGTCTTGGCCAACTTTAAGGAGATTGCCGCTCAGAACGTGGGCGCGTCCTTGTCGGTCACCGGAACGGTGGTGCTGACCCCGGAGGCCAAGCAGCCCATGGAGCTCAAGGCCGAGACGATTATAGTGGAGGGCCCCTCCACCCCTGACTATCCCCTGCAGAAAAAGCGCCACAGTGTGGAATTCCTGCGCACCGCCGCTCACCTGCGGCCCCGCACGAACCTGTTCTCCGCCGCCTTCCGGGTGAGGAGCGTCGCGGCCCATGCCATCCATACCTTCTTCCAGGACCGGGGCTTCGTATACGTCCACACCCCCATCATCACCGCCAGCGACGCCGAGGGCGCGGGCGAGATGTTCAAGGTCACCACCCTGGATCTGAAGAACATCCCCAAAAACGCCGACGGCTCGGTGGACTTCAGCCAGGACTTCTTCGGCAAGAGCGCAAACCTTACTGTGTCCGGCCAGCTCAACGCCGAAAACTTTGCCATGGCCTTCGGGGACGTGTACACCTTCGGCCCCACCTTCCGGGCCGAGAAGAGCAACACCACCCGGCATGCCGCGGAGTTCTGGATGATCGAGCCGGAGATGGCCTTCTGCGACTTAAACGGCGACATGGACATTGCCGAGGCCATGATCAAGGCCATTATCAACACCGTTCTGGAGAAGTGCCCCGACGAGATGGCCTTCTTCAACTCCTTTGTGGATAAGGAGCTGCTGGAGCGGCTTCATCACGTGGCTGACTCCGATTTCGGCCGGGTGAGCTACACCGAGGCGGTGGATATCCTCAAAAAGAACAACGACGCCTTCGACTACAAAGTGGAGTGGGGCGTGGATCTTCAGACCGAGCATGAGCGGTATCTCACCGAGCAGGTCTTTAAAAAGCCGGTCTTCGTCACCGACTACCCCAAGGACATCAAGGCCTTCTACATGCGGCTCAACGATGACGGGAAAACCGTCGCCGCCGCAGACTGCCTGGTGCCCGGCATAGGGGAGATCATCGGTGGAAGTCAGCGCGAGGAGCGGCTCGACCTGCTGGAGGCGCGCATCAAGGAGCTGGGCATGCACCCGGAGGACTACTGGTGGTACCTCGACTTGCGGCGCTATGGCGGCTGTAAGCACGCGGGTTTCGGCCTGGGTTTCGAGCGCATGGTGATGTACCTTACCGGCATCGGCAACATCAGGGACGTTCTGCCGCACCCGCGTACCGTCGGAAACGCGGATTTCTAA